A single genomic interval of Candidatus Uhrbacteria bacterium harbors:
- a CDS encoding DUF2304 domain-containing protein translates to MLGIQVAILLFCLFAIVRALGQVRRGQLSLVRAAGWVLFWLAVGLVALLPQTTQWFANRLGVGRGADLVIYVSLAALFYLVFRLFVKLERVEQDMSQLVRSIALKEDPHD, encoded by the coding sequence ATGCTCGGTATTCAAGTTGCTATTCTCTTGTTCTGTCTGTTTGCCATCGTGCGCGCGCTCGGCCAAGTGCGGCGAGGCCAGCTTTCCCTTGTGCGGGCCGCGGGGTGGGTGTTGTTTTGGCTTGCGGTCGGACTTGTGGCGCTTTTGCCGCAGACAACCCAGTGGTTTGCCAATCGGCTTGGAGTAGGCCGCGGTGCAGATCTCGTCATTTATGTCTCGCTTGCCGCGCTCTTTTATCTGGTCTTTCGTCTCTTTGTGAAACTGGAGCGCGTGGAACAGGACATGAGCCAGCTTGTGCGCTCCATTGCTCTTAAGGAAGATCCTCATGACTAA
- a CDS encoding helix-turn-helix domain-containing protein yields the protein MPINAIIRLSVSEAARLFGVSQRTIRRALAAGEITYVVVQGRYKINFESLLKWSQTTTTAKNKLEQKGIGQYVGQWKIKNKLFSPNPKALENEEKTTNM from the coding sequence ATGCCAATCAATGCCATCATTCGCCTGTCTGTTTCCGAGGCTGCTCGCCTATTTGGGGTAAGCCAACGAACCATCCGACGGGCTCTGGCTGCAGGCGAGATTACCTATGTAGTCGTTCAGGGACGGTACAAAATTAATTTCGAGTCGCTTTTGAAGTGGAGCCAGACGACCACAACGGCGAAAAATAAGCTGGAACAGAAGGGTATTGGCCAATACGTCGGGCAATGGAAGATCAAGAACAAACTGTTTTCGCCAAACCCCAAGGCCTTAGAAAACGAGGAGAAAACAACGAACATGTGA
- a CDS encoding glycosyltransferase family 2 protein, which yields MTKRVAVISLTYYDEPRYLNEAALSLTETVYPRDHVAWVIVDNSCHGPSARYVREHIVPRSGRNLPEVIFVENDENVGFAKGNNQGIRWALDHGYDYVFLLNNDAKLAPTTISEAVRVAEVHPQAGAVQPMILLWNDPTRINTSGNDIHYLGFGITRNLGEFRTSYAYREGERIGYASGAGVLYRAKALRDVGLLEEFFWMYHEDLEMGWRLRLAGWESILAPSAEVFHDYEFRRSTKKMYWMERNRLLTHISHLSWRSLLLLAPALLFMEAVVFAGALSGGWGGQKVRSWLWMVDPCCWRYIRKTRKMIGQLRMQSDREVCALFVGRIKHQEVDRFFVRALLNPSLALYWIIAKRCL from the coding sequence ATGACTAAGCGTGTCGCCGTCATCTCGCTTACCTATTACGACGAGCCTCGTTACCTCAACGAGGCGGCTTTGTCTTTGACGGAGACGGTATACCCGCGTGACCACGTGGCGTGGGTGATTGTAGACAATTCGTGTCACGGCCCTTCCGCGCGATATGTGCGTGAGCATATCGTGCCGCGTTCCGGTCGTAATCTTCCCGAAGTCATCTTTGTGGAGAATGACGAAAACGTTGGCTTTGCAAAAGGGAATAATCAAGGCATCCGCTGGGCGCTTGATCACGGCTATGACTATGTGTTTCTCCTCAACAACGACGCGAAACTCGCTCCTACAACAATCAGCGAAGCTGTTCGTGTGGCAGAGGTGCATCCACAAGCCGGTGCCGTGCAGCCAATGATTCTTCTGTGGAATGATCCGACACGTATCAACACAAGCGGCAACGATATACACTATCTTGGGTTTGGCATCACACGTAATCTTGGAGAGTTCCGCACGTCATATGCCTACAGAGAGGGAGAGAGGATCGGGTACGCAAGCGGTGCGGGAGTGCTCTATCGCGCAAAAGCCCTTCGTGATGTTGGACTACTGGAAGAGTTTTTTTGGATGTACCACGAAGATTTGGAAATGGGGTGGCGACTGCGACTTGCAGGGTGGGAGAGTATCCTTGCCCCTTCGGCGGAAGTTTTTCATGATTACGAATTTCGCCGCAGTACGAAAAAAATGTACTGGATGGAGCGCAACCGCCTGCTCACGCATATTTCCCATTTGTCGTGGCGGAGCCTCCTTCTTCTTGCTCCGGCCCTTCTTTTTATGGAGGCAGTTGTGTTCGCAGGCGCGCTCTCTGGCGGCTGGGGAGGGCAAAAAGTGCGCAGTTGGTTGTGGATGGTAGACCCGTGCTGCTGGCGCTATATACGGAAAACGCGCAAAATGATAGGGCAACTGCGTATGCAAAGTGACCGCGAAGTTTGTGCGCTGTTTGTTGGGCGCATCAAGCATCAAGAGGTTGATCGGTTTTTTGTACGCGCGCTTTTAAATCCCTCCCTCGCTCTCTATTGGATTATTGCAAAGAGATGTCTATGA
- a CDS encoding glycosyltransferase family 2 protein, with product MKIIAVIPAYNEASMVGSVVRAALPFVSEVVVIDDGSKDETAKRAKEAGACVYAHIMNRGLGATLATGISAALKRGADILITLDADGQHDPSEIPHFIRAIEEKHVDAVIGSRLLQKSGMPAYRRLYNWIGNAVTWALFGLWVTDSQSGFRAFTRAGASRLTLRSNRMEVSSEFIKEIRDKNISFCEIPCSVKYTDYSLSKGQSFFVGLSTAGKLLLRKLM from the coding sequence GTGAAAATTATTGCGGTTATTCCCGCGTACAATGAGGCGTCGATGGTAGGATCGGTGGTGAGAGCCGCTCTTCCTTTTGTTTCCGAAGTTGTGGTGATTGACGATGGATCGAAAGATGAAACGGCCAAACGGGCAAAAGAAGCAGGGGCTTGCGTGTACGCGCACATAATGAACCGCGGACTTGGGGCGACCCTTGCCACAGGGATTTCTGCAGCGCTCAAGCGCGGTGCAGACATACTTATCACGCTTGACGCCGATGGCCAGCACGATCCCTCCGAGATCCCGCATTTTATCCGCGCAATCGAAGAGAAGCATGTAGATGCGGTTATCGGCTCGCGGCTGCTCCAGAAATCTGGTATGCCGGCGTATCGCCGTTTGTATAATTGGATTGGCAATGCCGTGACGTGGGCACTCTTCGGTCTGTGGGTCACGGATTCGCAAAGCGGTTTCCGCGCGTTCACACGGGCGGGCGCCTCGCGTCTGACGCTTCGGAGCAATCGCATGGAAGTCTCGTCTGAGTTCATTAAGGAAATCCGCGATAAAAATATTTCTTTCTGTGAAATTCCTTGTTCGGTGAAGTACACAGACTACTCTCTGTCAAAGGGCCAGAGCTTTTTTGTGGGACTCTCTACGGCAGGGAAACTTCTCTTGCGTAAACTGATGTAG
- a CDS encoding glycosyltransferase family 4 protein, with product MSMKIVQVTPVYPPYAGGIGAIAQEYTSRLRDAGMDVHVTTPAYRTNHYTEDPPYVHRMAPLVEWGNAAFIPRLRSVLSQYDLIHLHYPFFGGAEVVAFEELTNKKIPLVVTYHMDVVAHGAKRLVFAAHRRALMPSIMRRADRILVSSMDYAESSDIRLILDDMRVEEIPFGVDLERFSPGRAPSIRARHNIPDTEPVILFVGGLDDAHYFKGVAVLLDALEKMADVGWHALIVGEGNARASYEAMTQISAVAKRVHFAGKVAHKDLPDYYRAATVHVLPSTDRSEAFGMVTLEAAASGIPSVVSDLPGVRTVVLDGQTGLRAAPRDATSLAGALRTFVTNPTIAERMGEQARRRAEIEYAWPPIIERLASVYRGLVKSV from the coding sequence ATGTCTATGAAAATAGTACAGGTGACCCCCGTGTATCCTCCGTATGCGGGAGGAATCGGAGCCATTGCGCAAGAATACACGAGTCGGCTCCGCGATGCGGGGATGGATGTGCATGTGACCACGCCTGCATACAGGACGAATCACTATACGGAGGATCCTCCGTATGTGCACCGCATGGCACCGCTGGTGGAGTGGGGAAATGCCGCATTTATTCCACGTCTGCGCAGTGTCTTGTCGCAGTATGATCTGATCCACTTGCATTACCCGTTTTTTGGAGGAGCGGAGGTCGTGGCGTTTGAGGAGCTGACCAACAAAAAAATTCCGCTTGTCGTGACATACCACATGGACGTTGTGGCGCATGGCGCGAAGCGGCTTGTATTTGCGGCGCACCGCCGCGCGCTCATGCCGTCCATCATGCGTCGTGCGGACAGGATTCTGGTGAGCTCGATGGACTACGCCGAGTCATCCGACATCCGGCTTATTTTGGACGATATGCGCGTGGAGGAGATTCCCTTTGGCGTAGACCTTGAACGGTTTTCGCCCGGACGCGCCCCCTCTATTCGTGCGCGCCATAATATCCCCGACACGGAGCCGGTGATTTTGTTTGTGGGTGGCCTTGACGATGCGCATTACTTCAAAGGTGTCGCCGTTCTTCTGGATGCGCTTGAGAAGATGGCCGATGTGGGCTGGCACGCGCTCATTGTGGGCGAGGGAAATGCGCGCGCAAGTTATGAAGCCATGACGCAAATAAGCGCCGTGGCCAAGCGCGTGCATTTTGCCGGCAAAGTGGCGCACAAAGATCTTCCCGATTATTACCGCGCCGCAACGGTGCATGTTCTGCCTTCGACCGACCGTTCGGAGGCGTTTGGCATGGTGACGCTTGAGGCGGCGGCAAGCGGCATCCCCTCCGTCGTGAGCGATCTGCCCGGTGTGCGCACGGTCGTGCTTGATGGACAGACGGGACTGCGAGCCGCGCCGCGCGATGCAACATCGTTGGCCGGTGCGCTCCGCACCTTTGTGACAAACCCGACGATTGCGGAGCGCATGGGGGAACAGGCGCGCCGCCGTGCCGAGATTGAGTATGCCTGGCCGCCTATCATTGAACGGCTTGCAAGTGTGTACCGCGGCCTTGTGAAATCCGTGTGA
- a CDS encoding CDP-alcohol phosphatidyltransferase family protein, giving the protein MKDRDPLKLYPFDHLLRVLTDLFPLWLRPNHLTVLRMTLTPLVLWLLAEESYRVGVPLFLFAAFTDALDGTLARTRRQITAWGTFYDPVADKLLISSVVLLIVMQHINILFGLLIIFVELTIVMGGLIRKRQGIAVTANVWGKIKMFLQVVGVMSLLVAVWLGVDLFIPVSVGTLSLAIVFGIISLFTYGL; this is encoded by the coding sequence ATGAAGGACCGCGATCCGCTTAAGCTCTATCCGTTCGACCACCTCTTACGCGTGCTCACAGACCTTTTTCCCTTGTGGCTCCGGCCGAACCACCTTACCGTTCTACGCATGACCTTGACGCCGCTTGTGCTGTGGCTCTTAGCGGAAGAAAGTTATCGTGTCGGCGTGCCGCTCTTTTTGTTTGCGGCCTTCACGGATGCTCTTGACGGCACACTGGCCCGCACCCGAAGGCAGATAACGGCGTGGGGCACATTTTATGACCCCGTGGCCGACAAACTTCTTATCAGCTCGGTCGTGCTGCTCATTGTCATGCAACATATTAACATATTGTTTGGCCTCCTCATCATTTTTGTGGAGCTTACCATTGTCATGGGCGGTCTTATCCGCAAGCGACAGGGGATTGCGGTGACGGCAAACGTGTGGGGGAAGATTAAGATGTTTCTACAAGTGGTCGGCGTAATGTCGCTTTTGGTAGCCGTGTGGCTTGGGGTGGATTTGTTTATTCCGGTTTCGGTGGGGACGTTATCGCTCGCGATTGTTTTTGGGATCATCAGTTTGTTTACCTATGGTCTGTAA
- a CDS encoding tetratricopeptide repeat protein, protein MATRHYHGVVAAVAAVGVALLLIFIVRPELANRSDEKFKTYIDKGLTPEMRAEYDVRIATLKASIAADEKPDIVKLLRLGNLYYQTGELGLAKQEYNAILAINPKDAAALENLGQTLADMGDVSGAEARWLQALEESAQIVTVTRLVDLINESIPEHKDRVGKILELAVEQFGQDLSLVVRLGHWYREGGDYVRAQSHYEVAKQISSTTDYDELIEEMRQLSIEKRQEATP, encoded by the coding sequence ATGGCCACCAGGCATTATCATGGCGTTGTAGCGGCGGTTGCCGCTGTAGGGGTTGCTCTTCTCCTTATCTTCATTGTCCGGCCTGAGCTTGCGAACCGTTCTGATGAGAAGTTTAAAACCTACATTGACAAAGGACTTACGCCAGAGATGCGGGCGGAATACGATGTGCGCATCGCGACTCTTAAAGCCTCCATCGCGGCCGATGAAAAACCGGATATAGTGAAACTTTTGCGGCTTGGGAACCTCTACTACCAGACGGGGGAACTTGGATTGGCGAAGCAGGAATACAATGCCATTCTTGCGATTAATCCTAAGGACGCGGCGGCACTGGAAAACTTGGGACAGACGCTTGCGGACATGGGTGACGTTTCAGGCGCCGAGGCGCGGTGGTTGCAGGCGCTTGAGGAGAGCGCGCAGATTGTTACCGTTACCCGTCTTGTGGACTTGATCAACGAATCCATTCCAGAACACAAAGACCGCGTAGGAAAAATTCTTGAACTGGCAGTCGAGCAATTTGGGCAGGACCTCTCGCTTGTGGTTCGTCTCGGACACTGGTATCGCGAGGGGGGGGATTATGTGCGGGCGCAGTCGCATTATGAAGTAGCCAAGCAGATAAGTAGTACGACGGACTACGATGAGTTAATTGAGGAAATGCGCCAACTTTCTATTGAAAAGCGCCAAGAGGCGACGCCGTAG
- a CDS encoding NAD-dependent epimerase/dehydratase family protein encodes MSQMHTAVVTGGAGFIGSFLCEELLRQGMRVVCVDNFATSHVRNIEPLLQHPNFQFLRLDVNEPFDLERFRELSAFRIPYDGIQEIYHLACPTSIKQFDQFKIQTLLSSSLGNYYALEMAVKYRAKILLASSSVVYGKREDNTAEFLPEEAKGIVDHLSPRACYDEGRRFSETMFETYRQVHGIDARIARIFRTYGPRMPLFDGHLIPDFILNAIESKPLEIFGGRQFRTSLVYVEDVVDGLIRLMRAAKVEGPINIGSDQDLLLSDVAQKIKDMLGSASEIVEQPPLPFLSELVLPDIHKAKELGWIPLMRLEDGLRKTVEYIQANKIVLAAM; translated from the coding sequence ATGAGTCAAATGCATACAGCGGTAGTGACGGGCGGGGCGGGATTTATCGGCTCCTTTTTGTGCGAGGAGCTTTTGCGGCAGGGGATGCGAGTGGTATGCGTGGATAATTTTGCCACGAGCCATGTGCGCAACATTGAGCCTCTCCTTCAGCATCCGAACTTTCAGTTCTTGCGGTTGGACGTAAACGAACCGTTTGATCTGGAGCGTTTCCGCGAACTTTCCGCGTTTCGGATCCCCTACGACGGCATTCAGGAAATTTACCACTTGGCGTGCCCCACTTCCATTAAACAGTTTGACCAATTTAAGATCCAAACACTTCTCTCAAGCTCGCTTGGAAATTACTATGCGCTGGAAATGGCCGTGAAGTATCGCGCAAAAATCTTACTTGCCTCAAGTTCCGTCGTCTACGGCAAAAGGGAAGACAACACGGCAGAGTTTTTGCCTGAAGAGGCGAAAGGCATTGTGGACCACCTTTCCCCCCGCGCGTGCTACGACGAAGGACGGCGATTTTCCGAAACGATGTTTGAAACGTATCGGCAGGTGCACGGCATTGATGCGCGCATTGCACGTATCTTCCGCACGTATGGTCCGCGCATGCCGCTCTTTGACGGGCATTTGATTCCCGACTTCATTCTGAACGCCATCGAGAGCAAGCCGCTGGAGATTTTCGGCGGCCGACAGTTCCGTACGTCGCTTGTGTATGTGGAGGATGTGGTGGACGGTCTTATCCGACTTATGCGGGCGGCAAAAGTGGAAGGCCCCATTAACATTGGGTCCGACCAAGATCTTCTTCTGTCGGATGTTGCTCAAAAAATTAAGGACATGTTAGGATCGGCTTCGGAGATTGTCGAGCAGCCACCCCTACCGTTTTTGAGCGAGCTTGTGCTGCCGGACATCCACAAAGCGAAAGAGCTCGGCTGGATCCCGCTCATGCGGCTTGAAGATGGTTTGCGTAAAACGGTTGAGTACATCCAAGCCAACAAAATTGTTCTTGCTGCCATGTGA
- a CDS encoding transposase — translation MARPLRIEYPGALYHVISRGNSRLPIFLGSRDRKDFLRVLADTVSSYKWSCHAYCLLDNHYHLLVETGEANLARGMKQLNGVYSQHFNKAHGRNGHVFEGRYKAFVIEKEPYLLEVARYIVLNPVRARVVKYPQQWRWSSYGATSGLVSIPPCLSVNWLLSQFSTKRRQAQILYKKFISDGMFLDDAGLTDGPLGYLQFKHALRESIHDVDDLIEIPVEERMIGRPSLKEIFYRIGDKTDRNKGIVLAYFRARYTQTDIAKYLDLHYSTVSKIIELAKIQNSRPDPVYGKARK, via the coding sequence ATGGCTCGTCCACTTCGGATTGAGTATCCGGGAGCGCTTTACCACGTCATCTCTCGAGGCAACTCACGACTTCCAATTTTTCTGGGTTCAAGAGATAGAAAAGATTTTCTTCGTGTACTGGCAGACACCGTGTCGTCTTATAAGTGGTCTTGCCATGCCTATTGTCTGTTAGATAATCACTACCATCTTCTTGTCGAGACGGGTGAAGCAAACCTTGCGCGTGGAATGAAACAGCTCAACGGTGTTTACTCTCAACACTTCAACAAGGCTCACGGACGAAATGGACATGTATTTGAAGGGCGTTATAAAGCTTTCGTAATCGAAAAAGAGCCCTACCTTTTAGAAGTGGCAAGATATATTGTCCTTAACCCCGTACGCGCTCGAGTCGTGAAGTATCCGCAGCAATGGCGGTGGAGCAGTTATGGGGCAACCTCTGGTCTCGTGTCTATCCCTCCGTGCCTCTCGGTGAATTGGCTCCTCTCCCAGTTCAGTACAAAAAGGCGACAGGCGCAGATTCTTTACAAAAAGTTTATCAGCGATGGCATGTTTTTGGATGATGCTGGACTCACCGATGGTCCTCTCGGATACCTGCAATTTAAACACGCGTTGCGTGAGTCCATTCATGACGTGGATGACCTCATTGAGATCCCGGTGGAAGAGCGTATGATTGGTCGCCCTTCCCTTAAGGAGATCTTTTACAGAATAGGGGACAAGACGGATCGCAATAAGGGCATCGTTTTGGCCTATTTTCGAGCAAGATACACTCAAACGGATATTGCAAAGTATCTTGACCTTCATTACTCCACGGTGAGTAAAATTATCGAATTAGCTAAAATTCAAAATTCAAGACCTGACCCCGTTTACGGGAAAGCTAGAAAATAA
- a CDS encoding S8 family serine peptidase has protein sequence MKRALVVGLAVFFVPFSVLARTPNDFFFGNQWFLPKVQALAAWDTTTGSREVVVAVIDTGVDLNHPDFAENLWKNTREIPGDRIDNDLNGYVDDVDGWDFVENDNNPSPTDQIPFDPAAINHGTLVAGIIGAVGDNSEGVTGISWQVKIMPLRILNALGSGTEDAAIAAVNYAVANGAEVINLSFTGDRIDNTFSQTIKRAYDHGVVVVAAVGNDGRNGKADLDVHPIYPACLFGSTGEDWVIGVAASTRTDEKADFSNYGKRCTDIAAPGLEMFGPIYQNDLNQFFRDYYRGNWQGTSTAAPVVTGAVALLLSRFPSLTPEEVKIVLQLSVDPLRTAGTPHAAKVGAGRLNIARAFEIAPHFAPPVVRGLTRSPVVFAAGPGARPEVNVFNAEREHLGSYLVYDESFTGGVTVTVADIDQDGEAEIVVVPASEGTAHVRWFEMNGALRGQFQAFAGFRSGFDVAVGDIGGDGQMEFVVSAFEPTASQVEIYSLTGELVKRLPMDPALRGAHVAVGDVDGKLGDEIVLTSANGLNQAIILRGDGTELNRIEVFNATDAKGVTLALGDVDGNGRKDIVVGSRDGVMEARAFTYQGTLLWTRKPRFVDVAKLVQVGVGDIDGNGTDDLLMTDDQARELVMYKGDSEERWKTNEVSGTGVTVGAWTF, from the coding sequence ATGAAACGTGCACTGGTCGTAGGTCTTGCCGTCTTTTTTGTTCCGTTCTCTGTTTTGGCGCGCACGCCCAACGATTTCTTTTTTGGCAACCAATGGTTTCTCCCGAAAGTGCAAGCGCTAGCGGCGTGGGACACGACAACGGGCAGCCGTGAAGTGGTGGTGGCGGTGATTGATACAGGCGTAGATCTAAACCATCCTGATTTTGCAGAGAATCTTTGGAAGAACACGCGCGAGATCCCCGGAGACCGTATAGACAACGATCTGAACGGCTACGTAGACGATGTGGACGGATGGGATTTTGTGGAAAACGACAACAACCCGTCGCCAACAGATCAGATACCGTTCGATCCGGCAGCGATCAATCACGGAACGCTTGTGGCCGGCATTATCGGAGCAGTGGGCGACAATTCCGAGGGGGTGACGGGGATAAGCTGGCAGGTGAAGATTATGCCGCTTCGTATCTTGAATGCGCTCGGTTCCGGAACTGAAGACGCGGCGATTGCCGCAGTAAATTATGCGGTGGCCAACGGTGCCGAGGTAATCAATTTAAGTTTCACTGGTGACCGGATTGACAATACGTTTTCACAGACGATCAAGCGCGCGTACGATCATGGCGTGGTGGTGGTGGCAGCAGTGGGGAACGATGGGCGCAACGGCAAAGCCGATCTCGATGTCCATCCTATTTACCCTGCGTGTCTTTTTGGCTCCACCGGCGAGGATTGGGTCATCGGGGTGGCGGCGTCCACGCGCACTGACGAGAAAGCGGATTTCTCGAATTACGGCAAACGCTGTACGGACATTGCCGCCCCGGGGCTTGAGATGTTCGGCCCTATTTATCAAAACGATCTTAACCAATTTTTCCGTGACTATTATCGAGGCAACTGGCAAGGCACGTCTACAGCGGCGCCGGTTGTAACGGGAGCCGTTGCGCTTCTCCTCTCCCGTTTTCCTTCGCTCACGCCGGAAGAAGTGAAAATTGTACTGCAACTTTCTGTGGATCCCCTGCGCACGGCCGGAACTCCTCACGCGGCAAAAGTGGGGGCAGGACGTCTGAACATTGCTCGCGCATTTGAGATCGCTCCGCACTTTGCGCCGCCTGTCGTGCGAGGTCTCACGCGTTCGCCAGTAGTTTTTGCCGCAGGCCCCGGCGCGCGACCCGAAGTGAATGTTTTCAATGCGGAACGCGAGCATCTTGGGAGCTACCTTGTGTATGATGAGTCATTTACGGGCGGCGTGACGGTGACTGTTGCTGATATTGACCAAGATGGAGAAGCGGAAATCGTGGTCGTTCCGGCAAGCGAGGGAACGGCGCATGTACGATGGTTTGAGATGAATGGAGCGCTCCGCGGGCAGTTTCAAGCGTTTGCCGGTTTCCGCTCCGGGTTTGACGTTGCGGTTGGCGATATCGGCGGTGACGGGCAGATGGAATTCGTCGTGAGCGCTTTTGAGCCTACGGCAAGCCAAGTGGAAATTTATTCGCTTACGGGTGAGCTGGTGAAACGCCTGCCGATGGACCCCGCGCTTCGCGGTGCGCATGTGGCGGTAGGGGATGTGGACGGGAAACTCGGTGACGAAATCGTGCTTACGTCGGCCAATGGGCTTAACCAGGCGATTATCTTGCGTGGAGACGGCACGGAACTCAATCGCATCGAAGTCTTTAATGCTACGGATGCAAAAGGCGTCACGCTGGCGCTTGGCGACGTGGACGGGAACGGGCGGAAAGATATTGTTGTCGGAAGCCGTGACGGCGTGATGGAGGCACGGGCCTTTACCTATCAAGGCACGCTTTTGTGGACGCGCAAACCGCGCTTTGTGGATGTGGCTAAACTTGTACAAGTTGGGGTGGGAGATATTGACGGGAACGGCACGGACGACCTTTTAATGACGGACGATCAGGCGCGTGAGCTTGTGATGTATAAGGGGGACAGCGAAGAAAGATGGAAGACCAACGAGGTGAGCGGGACGGGGGTTACCGTAGGTGCGTGGACATTCTGA
- a CDS encoding glycosyltransferase gives MKILLLSNLFPPFVRGGAERIAELQAKLLARAGHEVVVLSTTPSGAMPETRMESGLTVRRFRPRNLYHTLHDAGQPFWKRMLWHARDTFGRFPAALVVSAIKTEQPDLIVTHNMKGFGLQAFRAIQSSGIPHVHVLHDLQLLVPSGLKIWGAEHHWQTESFFQGRYMATTRSLIGNPALVVSPSRYLLDEHRAAGFFPDSQTAVVQNPVSWDPTLVADESGGETKEPVVLCVSQLEPHKGLRTLLEAWPHVQGARLAVAGDGSLVKEVAAFVGSCASVEVLGRLSPAKVHARMQHARVVVVPSLCYENTPNVILESLSVGTPVVASRIGGIPELLEVGDGELVTPGNAEELAQKINVVLTRPNAREEIKTRAERFSADLYRERFLHLLSTI, from the coding sequence GTGAAGATTCTTCTTCTCTCCAATCTTTTTCCGCCCTTCGTGCGCGGCGGCGCGGAGCGTATCGCCGAGCTGCAGGCCAAGCTTTTAGCACGTGCCGGCCACGAAGTCGTGGTTCTTTCCACCACTCCGTCCGGCGCGATGCCCGAGACACGTATGGAGTCGGGGCTCACGGTTCGGCGTTTCCGGCCGCGCAATCTGTATCACACGCTACACGATGCCGGGCAGCCGTTTTGGAAACGCATGCTGTGGCACGCGCGCGACACGTTTGGAAGGTTTCCCGCGGCCCTTGTCGTTTCTGCTATCAAGACGGAGCAGCCGGATCTCATTGTGACGCATAACATGAAGGGATTTGGTCTTCAAGCGTTCCGCGCAATTCAGTCAAGCGGCATCCCGCACGTGCACGTCCTCCACGATCTTCAACTTCTTGTGCCAAGCGGGCTCAAGATATGGGGGGCGGAACATCATTGGCAGACCGAGAGTTTTTTTCAGGGCCGCTATATGGCGACGACGCGTTCCTTGATTGGCAATCCCGCCCTTGTCGTGTCACCCTCGCGCTATCTTTTGGATGAGCACCGCGCGGCAGGATTTTTCCCGGATAGCCAGACAGCCGTTGTGCAAAATCCCGTGTCGTGGGATCCGACGCTTGTGGCCGATGAATCTGGAGGGGAGACAAAAGAACCGGTCGTGTTGTGTGTAAGCCAGCTTGAGCCTCACAAGGGACTCCGTACACTGCTTGAGGCATGGCCACATGTGCAAGGCGCGCGATTGGCCGTTGCCGGAGACGGATCGCTCGTCAAGGAAGTTGCGGCGTTTGTGGGAAGCTGCGCGTCGGTGGAAGTGTTGGGCCGGCTCTCGCCTGCAAAAGTACACGCGCGCATGCAGCACGCGCGCGTGGTTGTCGTCCCGTCTTTGTGTTATGAAAATACCCCCAACGTAATTTTGGAATCCTTATCGGTGGGCACGCCGGTGGTTGCTTCGCGCATTGGGGGTATCCCGGAGTTGTTAGAAGTGGGAGATGGTGAACTGGTGACGCCGGGAAACGCGGAAGAACTCGCGCAGAAGATCAACGTGGTTCTTACGCGACCCAACGCGAGAGAAGAAATCAAAACGCGCGCGGAACGATTCAGCGCGGATCTTTATCGAGAACGTTTTCTTCATCTTCTTTCAACGATCTAG
- a CDS encoding sigma-70 family RNA polymerase sigma factor, protein MQTLREKFLLFRILRFRDKQAYGELYMEFAPRLRRYLTFRLPAPSDADDVLSDVFLKVWDYLTATPVDSISGLLFSVARNRISDFYRSRGRKETVSADLEGELFSSDAGVEAKHIENLADAEVVRRALKDLPEDQQAVVLLRYFDGLSVSEVADHLQKTENNVRVLTHRALRTLEERLSNP, encoded by the coding sequence ATGCAGACTTTGCGCGAAAAATTCCTGCTCTTCCGCATATTGCGGTTCCGCGATAAGCAAGCCTATGGCGAGCTTTACATGGAGTTTGCGCCTCGTCTGCGCAGATACCTTACCTTCCGCCTGCCGGCTCCGTCCGATGCGGATGATGTCCTCTCGGACGTCTTTCTCAAGGTTTGGGACTATCTGACGGCTACGCCGGTGGATAGTATCAGCGGACTCCTGTTCTCGGTGGCGCGAAACCGCATTTCAGACTTTTATCGCTCACGCGGTCGAAAGGAGACGGTGAGTGCAGATCTTGAGGGGGAGTTATTTTCAAGCGATGCCGGTGTAGAGGCAAAACACATTGAGAACCTTGCCGATGCGGAAGTGGTCCGGCGGGCGTTGAAAGACCTGCCAGAAGATCAGCAAGCCGTTGTTCTTCTCCGCTACTTCGACGGGTTGTCCGTAAGCGAGGTTGCCGATCATCTACAGAAGACAGAAAACAACGTGCGCGTGCTCACACACCGCGCGCTCCGGACGCTGGAGGAGCGTCTGTCAAACCCATGA